The window CCGCCAGTGATTGTCGCAGGGTTTCCTTTTCTCCCTCGGCTTTTTCTCGCCCTGGGAGTTCTCGATAAAGCGTGACGATTTCGCTCTCGAACAGTCCGATGGATTCATCGTGTCCGAGTTGTTTCAGTTGCTCGGTAAGAGCGGCATGGTTTTGTTGCAGAGTTTGCAGCAAACGGATGGTCGATTTTTGTTCTTGTTCCCATTCGCGTCGTCGATCTGGGAAGTCATCCGAAAGCATGGGGGCGTCTTGCACGCTAGACAATTCTTGCGTCGCCGTTTTCCAGCGTGGGATCAACGGCAAGGCTTGTTCGGCCGATTTCAGTTGAGCGATTTGTTGGGCGAGTGATTGGGATTCTTCTCGCCAACTTTGGATTTGGGTTTCCTTTTCGGCCAGTTGCTTTTGCAAGTCTGCGAATTCAGCCGGTGGGACTTGCGCTTCGCGTAGCCGACGACGCATCTCGTCGAGTTCTTGCAGACTGTTGTTGATCGTGGGCGTTTTGCCAGTGCGTTTGAAGCGTTCGCTGGCTTCGGAGTCGAGCTGTTCATAGATTTCGCGAAGGCGTCCGATGCCGGCTCCCGCCGAGAATAGGATTTCGCCGAGTTCGCCTTCGCCTCGTAGGATTTGTTCGCCGCCAAGCAACAATTCTTCGTGCGACAAACCAAATCGCGAGCGAAAGGTGGCTTCGTCGATTCCGCCGAGCATCTGTGCTAATTCGGAGTCGGCGATTTCAGCTTGGTCGTCCGCTCCACGCAGCGTGTTTTTGCGACCACGACGCCGAATGCACTCGAGAACTTTTTGAGTGCCGGTTCCATCACTGGAAAATGATGTTAGACGCCCGCCAACGCGGAGTTTTGCCGCCGGATGCAGGAAGGCATCGTCGGCGCGAGTGGCCATTCCAAACAACCAAGACGAGATGGCGCGCAGGCTGGTTGATTTACCCGATTCGTTGGGGCCGACGATCAGGTGGAACCGGTTTGGGCCGGCGGAAAGATCGAGGCTGCGGTTGGTGATGTGACCAAAGGCGATCAGGTCCAAGCGTTCGATGATCATCGTTTGCCTCCTTGCAGTCGGGCGAGCAGTTCTGTCGTTGCTGCTTCGATCCATTCATGACGTTCTTCCGTGTTGTCCAAGCGGATTGGGGCTTGGTCGCCGCTGAACTCGGTTGGCAGCTTTTTCAGCAGAGGCGAAAGTTCGTTGGCCATCCATTCTGAGTCGCCTCCACTTGATTTGAGCTCTTCGACGACGGACAGGATGCTTTGCAGCGGGCCTTCTTGATTCGCATCGTGTTGTTCGGTGTTGGAACGATCGGCTTCGGCCGAGGTTTTGATCTTCAATCGTTCCAGCCAAACCTGTCCGTGGCCGTGAGTGACGGAAGTGGCTCGCAGCGACGCTTCCAGGTTGGATTGTTCACGCATCCATTGGTGATGCAGGCGTGATTCGCCCGACAAGATGACTCGGGTGACAAGCAACCGGTCCTCCGCCAGTTGAAGTTGGTCGTTCATCCAGTCTTCGTAGGCGTCCATCAATTCATCGGTGTGTGACCATTCGCCCGCGTTGGCATCGAACGTTTCGAAGCGAACGACGTCGAGTGGGACGAACCGACGTTGGGTTTGGTTGCGAGCGTCGACGTCGACCAAGATGCAACCTTTCGGTCCCGATTCGCGAATGTGTCGGCCTTGGATGTTGCCGCTGAAGACAACCGGTGCGGTGCCTTTGATTTGATGTTCGCCGCGCAAGTGGATGTGGCCGAGTGCCCAGTAGTCGTAGCCTTTGTCGGCCAGTTGTTGCGGGGAACAGGGAGCGTAGGGATCGTGACCGTCCAAGCCCGACAAACCGGTGTGCAGGATGCCGAGGTTGAACATGCCGCCGATCGGTGAGGGGTATTCAGCGGCCATGTCACCGGTTTCGGCTCGCTTGGCATAGGATCGGCCGTGGATCACGATGCCGAGGTCTTCGAGAACTCGTTGGTCGACTTTCTTTTCGCTGAGCAGAATGTCGGAGCCGTCGGGGTTCTTTGGCAGCGGCAGGTTCGACGTCATTTTGTTGGCGGCGTCGTGGTTGCCACGGATGACGGCGACGTGAATTTTTTCGTTGACCAAGCGGGTGGCTTGTTTGACAAAGAACAAACCGGTGTTTTGATCGGGCCAATCCCCGTCGTAGAGGTCGCCCGCGATGACGACCAAGTCGACTTGTTCTTCAATCGCCAAGTCCGTCATGTTTTCGAGTGCCCGCCGGGATGCCTCGCGAATTTCGTCGACGGGAGCGTCTTCGTAGGCGTCGAGTTTCTGCAGGGGGCTGTCCAGATGAATGTCGGCGGCGTGAAGGATGCGGCGGTGACTCAAAGGGCTTCCTGCGGGCGGGGTGAGTGGCGGGCGAGTTGGGGACGACGACGTCGTGTCAGACGGCTAGACTGAACGTCATGATAACGCACCATGTTCGAATCGGCTTCGCGGGGGAAATCTATCTGGCTCGTGCCGAGCGACGGATCGAACGTGGCCGACGTGTGTTGGTGCGGACACCACGTGGCGTGGAATTGGCCGAAGTGTTGTCGGTTTGCGACGATGACGGCACGCCAACCACGCTAGAGATTCTCCGGCCGACCACGCACAACGACGATCTTCTGATCGAGCGTTTGCAGCGGCACAAGGTTCGCGCGGTTCGGGAATGCCAAGCGATTTTGGCGGAAAGTGAATCGTCAGCGGTGTTGCTGGACGTCGACCAATTGTTCGACGGCGGGACGCTGGTGCTGCACTTTTTAGGGGAACCGGATGCTCTTGGCCGCGAGCTGACCGATGCGATCGTTCGCCGCTACGAATCCGAAGTCAAGAGCATCGAGCTGAGTGATTTGATGCAGACCGGGTGTGGCCCGGGATGCGGCACCGCCGACGCCGGTGGATGCGGCGGCGGGTGTTCATCGTGCAGCGGTTGTGGCATCGCTTCAGCGAGACAAAAACAACCGCTTGGATAGGACACGTGGGGCTCGGATCTCAAGTGCGACTTGATCGTCTTCGTCCGGATCGCCATTGCCCGGCACACTGTCGACGTCGAACTGATCGGTTTGCGTGACTTCGGCGTTCAACGTTTTTAACCCGCGAGTGTCGACGCGTGCGGTCAAAACCAATTGAACGCTTGCACCGGACGCCAAGGGGCCGATGTTCCACTGACCCGTCGCGGGGTCGTAAGATCCTTGTTGTGGTGAAGCTGGCGGAACCAACGTCAATCCATCGGGGAGCAACGATTCGACGACGACGCCGGTAGCATCTGAAACACCGTCGGCGTTGGCCGCGGTCAACGTGATCGTGATGATGTCATCGACCTCGGGTTCCAAGTTGTCCACCGCAGCGGTGACGCTGATGTCGACGACTTGAGGAGTGACCTCGACCGACGCGAGATCGTCTTCATCACCATTGGCATTGCCCGGCGTGCTGTCAGGGTCGATTTGATCGGACTGGATGATTTCGGCGACGTTGGTCACTGAACCGGACTGTTCGACGATGGCATTGATTTGCAAGGTCGCGGATTGGTTGGGTTCCAATCGTGCGAGTGTCCAAAGTCCCGTTAGGGCATCGAAGGTGCCTTGCGTTGGCGTTGCATCTTGGAAGTTCAATGTGCGCGGCAAAATGTCACGAACCACCACGTTGGTCGCTGGATCGTTGTTCGCGTTCGTGATGGTGACCAAGTACTGAATCGTGTCGCCGCGATTGGGGTTGAAAATGTCGACGGATTTGGTCAACGAAAGATCGGCACGGGCGATCATCAGAATCGCCGAGTCAGCATCGTCTTCGTTGACGTCACCGTTTCCAAACACGCTGTTGCGGTCAGGTTGGTCGGCGGAGATGACTTCCGCAAAGTTGGTGATGCCATCGCGAAGGATGTCGTCGGTGACCGCGTCTCGGTTTACCGACGCGTTCAGTGTCAGCGTGACCGACTCGTTGCTGGGGATGCTTGGGATCGACCAAGTGCCCGACTGTGGGTTGTAGCCTCCGTTCGCGGTCGATGACGAAACAAAGATCAGCCCGGCGGGCAGCGAGTCAGCGATCTCGACATTGGTGGCTGTCGTTGGGCCGGTGTTGGAAACGGTCAATTCAAATTCGACCGGATCGTCCAAGTCAAAACGGGTGCCGTCAACGGTTTTGCTGAGAGCCAAATCGATCAATTGTGCTTGGACGTCCACCGAGGCTCGGTCGTCTTCGGCTGGGTCGGTATCGCCATTGCCCGGTGTGCTGTCGGGGTCGCGTTGGTCGCTGGCCATGATCTCCGCCACGTTGGTTTGCAACGATTCGGAGTTCACATTCGCGGTCAAAGTCAGGGTCGCGGTCTGCCCTGATTCCAGTTCGTCGATCATCCAAATTTCGGTGACGGGCGAGTAGGTGCCGTCGGATGTGGTTTGGTCGGTGAGGTCCATTCCGGCGGGCAAAAAGTCTCGGACTCGAATTCCGGTGGCTGGGTCAGGGCCGCTGTTGCGAACGGTGATTGTGAAGGTGACCTCATCGCCAAAGTTGGGCGAGGCGTTGTCGACGGTCTTGGTCAGTGAAAGGTCGGCGTTGGCGAGGGTGACGATTGCCGCGGCGGTGTCGTCTTCGCCATCATCCAGTCCACTGTCAGGGACACTGTCCCGGTCTGCTTGATCGGCCGCGATCACTTCGGCACGGTTTTCCAGCGTTTCGACATCGCCGATCGTGCCGGTCAATTCCAGCGTGGTTTCTTCGCCAGACGCCAAATTACCGACGGTCCAAAGTCCGTTTGCGGAATTGAACGCACCGGCGGGTGAAGAGGATGTGAAGGTGTAACCATCGGGCAATGAGTCACGAACGATGATTCCTGTCGCATCGTCGGGTCCATCATTGCGAAGCGTCAGCGTGAAGGTGACTTCGCCGTTGATGGCGGGGCGTTGAGGGGAAGCGGTTTGTGTGAGGGAGAGATCGATGACCGGCGTGGTGATGCTCGCGCTGGCTTGGTCATCTTCTGCCGCGACGTTGTTGTCGGGCGTCGAGTCGATGTCGTCTTGATCAACCGAAGCGACTTCGGCGGTGTTGGTTTGCGTTCCGACTTGATCGACAATCGCGAACAGCGTCAATGTCGCGGTGGCGTCGTCGGCCAACGAGTCGATGGTCCACTCGCCCGTGTCGGAATCGTAGGAACCGTCGCTGAGCGAATTCGATTCGTAAGTCATTCCCGCGGGAAGCAAGTCGCGGACGACGATGTTGGTCGCTGTGTCTCTTGTGGTCGCGGTTTCGCCATCGTTGGTCAATGTGATCGTGAAAGCGACGCGATCACCAACGTTGGGGGCCGGGTTGTCGACGGTCTTTTCCAGCGACAAGTCGATGAACTCGACGCGGGCGGTCACGCTGGCTTGATCGTCTTCGTCGGGTTCGTTGTTGTCAGGCGTGCTGTCCGAGTCGACTTGTCCCGCCGCGATGACTTCGGTGCGGTTGGTGATCGTCGGTGAGTCGGCCGTCACGTTGTTGTTGACGCGAGCATTGATGGTCAACGTGGCGGAGCCGGATGGGGCCAACTCGCCGACTGTCCAGCGACCGCTGGACGAATTGAAGCTGCCGGTCGTCGGTGTGGCATCGATGAAGGTCAGCCCGGCGGGCAAGTTTTCTTCGACGATGACTCCGGTGGCGGTGTCCAAGCCTTCATTGCGGACGACGATTTCGTACTGGATCGTTTCGCCCAATCGGGGCGTGGGATTGTCGACGGTTTTGAACAGTTCCAGATCGATCTGTTCGGCCTGCACGCTGGCGTCCGCTTGGTCATCTTCGTCGATCAATCCGTTGCCCGGCGTGCTGTCAGGATCGGGAAGCGTGGCTTGAATGATCTCGGCCGAGTTGGTCAGTGTGCCTCGTGAAAGCGTTGTCGCGACAATTTCGAGTGTTGCGAATGAGGGGGCTGCGGTACCAGAATCAGCGTCCAGTTCCGGGACGGTCCAGCGGCCAGTGGTTTCATCGTAGTCGCCGATCGAAGCGGTGGCTTCGACGAATTCCAATCCCGCGGGCAGCGTGTCCAAAACGATGAACTGCCCTGAGGGATCTCCGCTGTCGTGGCGAGCTGTGATGGTGAAGGTCACATTTTCGCCGACGTCTGCATTGGCGTTGTCAACGGTTTTGGTGAGCGACAAATCGGCTTGCGCGGGAGTGATGACGCTGGACGCTTGGTCGTCTTCGCTGGCGTCTTGGTTGTCAGGCGTGCTGTCGGGATCGAACTGGGCCGCCTGGGTGATTTCCGCGGTGTTGGTGATGGAAGCGAACAGATCGCTGCGGCCAGGATCCAGAATCGCGGTGAGGGTCAGCGTTTCGCTCGCTCCTGCGGCCAGCGAATCGACCGTCCATGTTCCAGTCGCGTCGACATGGGTGCCCGCGGTGACTTGTGCATCTTGAAGAATCAACCCGGCCGGCAGCAGGTC of the Rhodopirellula baltica SH 1 genome contains:
- a CDS encoding metallophosphoesterase family protein; the encoded protein is MSHRRILHAADIHLDSPLQKLDAYEDAPVDEIREASRRALENMTDLAIEEQVDLVVIAGDLYDGDWPDQNTGLFFVKQATRLVNEKIHVAVIRGNHDAANKMTSNLPLPKNPDGSDILLSEKKVDQRVLEDLGIVIHGRSYAKRAETGDMAAEYPSPIGGMFNLGILHTGLSGLDGHDPYAPCSPQQLADKGYDYWALGHIHLRGEHQIKGTAPVVFSGNIQGRHIRESGPKGCILVDVDARNQTQRRFVPLDVVRFETFDANAGEWSHTDELMDAYEDWMNDQLQLAEDRLLVTRVILSGESRLHHQWMREQSNLEASLRATSVTHGHGQVWLERLKIKTSAEADRSNTEQHDANQEGPLQSILSVVEELKSSGGDSEWMANELSPLLKKLPTEFSGDQAPIRLDNTEERHEWIEAATTELLARLQGGKR
- a CDS encoding DUF11 domain-containing protein, whose protein sequence is MNDSAPKCTRRGRRRLLLESLESRRLLAVASDLVTIRGQVTDSFIGGDFEDVALDLFRDDGDGVFEPDTGDVEVNMAMADPSGNYQFTGVTAGSYFVFQPAQTVNGRTLQQQISPLITVNSTQVAGQAFQTIDSFQTTQSVEDTVTDGTPVTSSQAAAEAIGGSRDLIVDKTQGGTGDIGTVAIGVNQAVSPNLLSFDANGFADGSRSVIWDGADDDAATVDDDGLGAIDLTSGGSATGLRFVIGSVTSGTAVIRLYSDDGIAGSRTLVSQATLTIPALPTQPTSVEYIPFSDFQAVSGSGADLTQIGAIELEVSGGPDYDAIADLLGTVGPTIIIQNIDNAGEADLELTKTLITTEPTLNQNVVFDVVVTNNGPDPATGIVVTDRIPAGIINTTGTTSTGTFTPGTGLWTIPNLAVGATATLRLTGQLDSLDPQTNVAEITAAEQLDADSPRDNNVLADDDQDAATVTATRVDLQLSKAVSDSQPNVGDEITFTLTLQNSSLDTATDATLSTATGILIEDRLPAGLSLVSNTPSAGTSFNTTTNRWSIPSLDVGGLATLQLVARVDQAGDFTNVAEVLAVAQTDRDSTPNNDLIDEDDQDEVLIQTPVADLSLTKTVSNESPTVGENVTFTITVDNEGPNNATGVRVQDSLPSGLTYISDVTSSGTYDPDTGLWTVGDVTAPNPGNPIPAMPTLQIIARVDSLGIKTNSATITASDQSDPDSTPGAGPSTEDDTDAATLTPNAIDLQLTKTVTPSRPEPGDSITYTITLSNAETSAAIPITTATNIQVTDLLPAGLILQDAQVTAGTHVDATGTWTVDSLAAGASETLTLTAILDPGRSDLFASITNTAEITQAAQFDPDSTPDNQDASEDDQASSVITPAQADLSLTKTVDNANADVGENVTFTITARHDSGDPSGQFIVLDTLPAGLEFVEATASIGDYDETTGRWTVPELDADSGTAAPSFATLEIVATTLSRGTLTNSAEIIQATLPDPDSTPGNGLIDEDDQADASVQAEQIDLELFKTVDNPTPRLGETIQYEIVVRNEGLDTATGVIVEENLPAGLTFIDATPTTGSFNSSSGRWTVGELAPSGSATLTINARVNNNVTADSPTITNRTEVIAAGQVDSDSTPDNNEPDEDDQASVTARVEFIDLSLEKTVDNPAPNVGDRVAFTITLTNDGETATTRDTATNIVVRDLLPAGMTYESNSLSDGSYDSDTGEWTIDSLADDATATLTLFAIVDQVGTQTNTAEVASVDQDDIDSTPDNNVAAEDDQASASITTPVIDLSLTQTASPQRPAINGEVTFTLTLRNDGPDDATGIIVRDSLPDGYTFTSSSPAGAFNSANGLWTVGNLASGEETTLELTGTIGDVETLENRAEVIAADQADRDSVPDSGLDDGEDDTAAAIVTLANADLSLTKTVDNASPNFGDEVTFTITVRNSGPDPATGIRVRDFLPAGMDLTDQTTSDGTYSPVTEIWMIDELESGQTATLTLTANVNSESLQTNVAEIMASDQRDPDSTPGNGDTDPAEDDRASVDVQAQLIDLALSKTVDGTRFDLDDPVEFELTVSNTGPTTATNVEIADSLPAGLIFVSSSTANGGYNPQSGTWSIPSIPSNESVTLTLNASVNRDAVTDDILRDGITNFAEVISADQPDRNSVFGNGDVNEDDADSAILMIARADLSLTKSVDIFNPNRGDTIQYLVTITNANNDPATNVVVRDILPRTLNFQDATPTQGTFDALTGLWTLARLEPNQSATLQINAIVEQSGSVTNVAEIIQSDQIDPDSTPGNANGDEDDLASVEVTPQVVDISVTAAVDNLEPEVDDIITITLTAANADGVSDATGVVVESLLPDGLTLVPPASPQQGSYDPATGQWNIGPLASGASVQLVLTARVDTRGLKTLNAEVTQTDQFDVDSVPGNGDPDEDDQVALEIRAPRVLSKRLFLSR